CGGCGGCGTCACCGTCCGGATCACCGAGGTGGAGGCGTACGCCGGCAGCGGCGGGGACCCGGCGTCGCACGCGCACCGGGGGCGTACCCCGCGTAACTCGGTGATGTTCGGTCCGGCCGGGTACGCCTACGCGTACTTCACCTACGGCATGCACTGGTGCATGAACGTGGTCACCGGGCTGGAGGGCGAGGCGTCGGCGGTACTGCTCCGGGCCGGCGAGGTGGTGGACGGGCTCGACGTCGCGCGGAGCCGGCGAACCGCCGTACGCCGGGATGTGGATCTGGCGCGTGGGCCCGCGCGGCTCTGCGCGGCGCTCGGCCTGGACGGCGCCGTCTACGGCCGCTACCTCCTCGGTGACGGGCCGGTACGGCTGCGCCCGCCGGCCACGCCGGTTACCCCGGAGGTGGTCGCCGCCGGTCCCCGGGTCGGGGTGACCGGCGCGCACGACCTGCCCTGGCGGTTCTGGCTCGACGGCGATCCGTCGGTCAGTGCCTACCGGCGGCACGTCGCCCGGACCCGGACCTCCGCCCGGGGTGGTACCGCGCGGCGGTGAGGCGGCTGGATCGGAGGGGAGTCCGCCTCCCTGACGGCCGGCCGGTGTCGACTTCGGACGGTGCGACTGGCGGTACCGGGCCTCATGATCCGGGGCGGGCGCGCGGCGTAGCGAATCTCGACCGGAGTGGTCTAGATTCGTCACTGTCAATGACTGGTCGGGTGCGGCGCGCAGCGGTCGGGTGCGGCCGACGGACCGACGCCGAGCCTGGGGAGGGTGCCGTGCGGCAGCCGACGGCCGTGTACCAGAACATTCTCATGGACAGTCTCCGATGGCACGAGTTCCCGTTCCGGGACGGGGACATCGTGATCTCGACGCCGCCGAAGTGCGGTACGACGTGGACGCAGATGATCTGCGCGCTGCTGATCTTCGGATCGACCGACTTTCCCCGGCCGCTGGACGAGATGTCACGCTGGCCCGACCTGCTGACCAGCCGGTACGAGGACCTCGTCGCCGAACTGGCGGCACAGCCGCACCGCCGGTTCCTGAAGACCCACGTACCCCTCGACGGCCTGCCCCTGCTCGACGGGGTCACCTACGTCTGCGTGGGACGCGATCCCCGCGACGCGGCCATCTCCTGGGACAACCACATCGAGAACACCAATTTCGAGGTCCTGATCGGCAAGCGCGTCGCGGCGGTCGGCACGGACGGACTCGCCGGCCCGAGCCCGGACGGTGAGCCCGAGCGGCCGGCCGGCCTGCCGGACCGGCTCGACTCGGCGTACGACCGGTTCTGGGCGTGGGTCGACAACTACGACGTACTGGTCGGCCTGCCCGCGATGCTGCACCACCTCGCCACCTTCTGGGAGGTGCGGCACCTGCCGAACGTGCTGCTCTGGCACTACGACGAGATGAAGGCCGACCTCGACGGGACGATGCGGCAGCTCGCCGCCCGGATCGGCGTCGAGGTGCCCGAGGAGAGCTGGCCGGAACTGGTCCGGGCGGCCCGGTTCGACCAGATGCGGAGCCGGTCGGACGAACTGACCCCGGACAGCGCGATCTTCCTCGACCCGGCCCGGTTCTTCAACCGGGGCGAGAGCGGCCAGTGGCGCGAGCTGCTGGACGCCGACGATCTGCGCCGCTACCAGGGCCGGGTCCGGGAACTCTGCGACCCGGCACTCGCGACCTGGGTGCACCGGGGGTCGATCGTCGACGGCGCGACGCCGGCCTGACCCCCGGCGACGCCCCTGGGCGTTCGGCCCCCGGACCGAGGCCCGCGCCGTGGCGGGGAGCCACGGCGCGGGCGACGGAGATCGGGTACGGCCCGTCCGGTCGGGAACCTGCGGTCCCCCGGCGGTCAGGCGTCGATCACGGGAAGTTGGTCAGGTACTGCACCTGGTTGGCGGTGTTGGCCGTACCGCCGGTGTTGTTGATGATCCGGTTGATCGTGCCGACCCCGCCGAGCGAGACCGTCACCATGTTGTGGAACCGCACTCCCGAGGTGACCGGCACCTCGAAGGACCGTTCGTTCACCACGGCCGGATTCACGTTGAAGTAGCAGTAGCTGCCCAGCCCCCACGCCTCGTGGCTGGTCACCGAGTCCGACACCTTGTACGCCGGATAGCCCCGGGTGGACCCGTTCATGAAGGCCGCCTGGTTCGGCGGATCGTACGGCTTCTCGTTCTGGAAGAAGTACGTCCGCCCGCCGTTGCCGTTCCAGATCACCTCGGTCTTCTGGTAGTGCTCGACGAAGAGGCCGTACATGGTGACGTTGTTTCCGTTGACCACGAGACCGGTGTCGGCGGTGTTGATGTTCCACCCGTAGGTCCCGGGATCACCGTGGTCGGCCCGCCACAGCCACATGTGGTCACCGATCACGTTGTGGCTGTTGATTCGCAGGCTGGTGGTGGCCTTGCCGGCGACCGCACCACCGATCCGGAAGAAGACGTCGTGCAGCGAGGTCGGGTTGCCGGCGTGGCTCGCCGACGAGCCGGCCGGGCCGACCTCCATCAGCACCGACGAGTTGGTCGCGCCGGCCTCGAACATGATGCCGGCGACCTTGACGCCGTCGACGTCGGCCACGGTCATCGCGGTGATGCCGTTCTGCGGCTCGATCGTGGCCAGGCCGAGGCCGAGGACGACGGTGTCCGGCCGGGTCACCCGGATCGTCTCGGTGGTCCGGTAGAGACCGGGCGTGAAGAGCAGGTTCTTGCCCTGGGCCAGCGCCGCGTTGATGGTCGCCGCCGTGGCGCCGGGGCGTACCACGTAGAACTGGCTGAGCGAGATCGACGATCCGGCCGGGGTCTTGCCGTACCAGCTCGTGCCCTGGCTGTTGTTGCGGACCGCCGGTACGAAGACCCGGTACTCGCCGCTGCCGTCGACGTACAGGAACGGCTTCTCCCGGACCACCGGAGTCTGGCCGACGACGGTGTGCGAGGGGTTCGGGAAGTTCGGCGCGGGTGCTCCGGTCACGCCGGTGAAGACCATGTTCCAGACCGAGCCGGTCCAGCTGCCGAACTCGCTGTTCCGGGAGAACCACTGCTGCTGGGAACCGGAGACCACCATGCCGTCGATCTTGGTGTCGGCCATCAGGCCGCCGCTGGACCAGCCGTCGCCGCCGTTCCAGAGCTGGATCTGGTTCTGCGCGCCACGCAGGTGCATCCGCCGGTACGGCGCCGCCTGCGACACCGCCCAGCGTTCCACGGTCACTCCGGCGGGCAGGGTCACCGAGAGATTCTCGGCGGCGCGCCAGAAGTTCTGGGTGGCGTTGCCGCCCATCCAGAACGCCTCGGCCCGGACGTGCCCGTTCAGGTTCACGTCGTCCGGGGACATGCCGAGGCCGGCGACCTGGGTGAAGAAGCCGAGGTTGACGTCGGCGGTGTAGTTGCCGGGCTTGAACAGCACGGCGTACCGGTTCGGCGCGAACTGCGCCGTCTCCTGCTGGGTGAAGATCGTGTTCAGCCGGCTCTGGATCGTGGAGGTCGGCGTCGACGGGTCGAAGACGAAGGTGTTCGGGCCGAGGTTGGGGTTGCGCGGGTCGGTCGGCTCGACCGGATCGCCGGGCCCCGGGCCGCCGCCACCGAACTCGCCGATGACCTGGAACTCCCAGAGCGAGTAGCCGTAGCCGGTGGCGCGGGCGGTGCCGTACATCCGGACGTACCGTCCGGTGCCGGTGACGTTCAGGGTCTGGTTGCCGCCGGTGGCGGTGGTGGTGGAGTAGACGTTGGTCCAGGTGCTGGCGTTCTCCGACACCTGGATCTGGAACGCCCGACCGTGGGCGGCCTCCCAGCGCAGCACCACCTGGCTGATCGCGGCGCTCGCGCCGAGGTCGACCTGAAGCCACTGTGGATCAGTGAACGCACTGGACCAGCGGGTGCCGTTGTCGCCGTCGACCGCCGCCGAGGCCGGGGTTCCGCCGTTCTCCGTGGACGACGCCGTGGCCGGTCTGCCCTGCGAGATCAACGCCGGTGCGGCGTTCGCGGCCGGCACGGGGCCGGCGAACGGGGTCAGGGCGAGCAGCAGCGACGCCGCGAGTATCCCGGCCAGCTGCCGGGTCCTGGCGCGTCGGCCGGGGCGAGCCCGGGATGGAAAACGCTGAAAAATCATGATCCTGCCTGTCCGTGCGGAGGTGTCGGCGCCGCCTCGCGGATGCATCGGAAGCGGACGTCGGGGGTGGGGTGCCGTCAGTGCGGTGCGGTCTGTCCGGTGTCGACCTGCCGAAAATCGGCACCGGTGGGGCGCCATCGCCCGGTCGGGGGTGGACGGTGGAGAGCGCTCTCACAGGACCACGAGTGTTGCGCCCACGTTCCATCGACGTCAAGACATCAATTTATTACGACGTAATTTATCCCGAATACCGGAAGACACGGCATCCGTCGATGGCCGGCGCCGAGCAGTTGACGTACTGCCAGCGCGAGACCGTCCGCCTCCGGGCGAGCGGCGGCCGGACAGTGCTCAGTTCCGGACGCCGCCGGCCGCCAGCAGTCGGGCCACCGGCAGGGTGGCCGCGCCCAGGGCCACCGCGTCGACGCCGAGCTGGCCCAACTCGATCGCGGCCTGCTCGTACGGCTGGTGCAGCGCCTGCCCGGCCGCCGCCGCCCGGATCGCCGGCAGCAGTCGGGCGCCGAGCGCCACCCCGGCCCACCCGCCCAGCACCACCCGTTCCGGGTTGAACAGGTTGATCAGGTTCGCCACTCCGGCGCCGAGGTAGCCGGCGGTCTCGTCCAGCACCCGCCGCGCGGTTGCGGACCGGGCGGCCGCCTCGATCAGCCCGTTGATCTGGGACTCCTCGTCGACACCGGGTACGGCGTGTCCCCGCCGGGCCTCCCGGTACCGGTCGATGATGCCCTCGGCGCCGACGTACGCCTCCAGGCAGCCCCGGGCACCGCACCGGCAGGCGCGTCCGTCGTACACCAGGGTGGTGTGGCCCCACTCGCCGGCGCTGCTGGAGACCCCGCGGTACATCACCCCGTTGGTCACCACTGCCGCGCCGACCCCGGAGCCGACCAGGGCAAAGACGGCGTGCCGGCTGCCCCGTCCGGCACCGAACCACATCTCGGCCTGGCCGAGGGTCTTGGCGCCGTTGTCGATGTGTACCGGCAGGTCGACCTCGGCCCGGATCAGCCGCTCCAGCGGTACGCCGTGCCAGCCGAGGGTCTGGGCGTGCACGATCGCCTCGCCGCCCTGCACCACCACCCCGGAGACGCCGATGCCGATGCCGAGGATGTCCGACCGGGACACCTCGGCCCGCTCGGTCACGGCGGCCAGCCCGGCCAGGATGTGCCGGACCACGGTCGCCGGCTCCGGGCCGGCCTCGTCGATCGGATAGTCGGCGCTGGCCAGCATGGTCATCGCGAGGTCGAACAGTTCGACCCGGACCCGGGTCTCGCCGACGTCGACCCCGGCCACCAGGGCGTACCGGGGTGCGACCCGGAGCATCATGCTCGGCCGCCCGCCGTCGGACTCCACGGCACCGGCCTCGACCACCAGTCCCGAACCGATGAGGTCGCCGACCACGTTGCTGACCGCCGGCTGGCTCAGGCCGGTGCTGCGGGAGAGATCCTGCCGGGTCAGCGGACCCTCGAGGAACAGCTTCGACAGCAGGGCGGACCGGTTGCGCTGCCGCACGATCCGGTTCGTCGTCCGTTCCAGGTCCACCCACCACCTCGATAAACCCGGCTTGCCGGGAGTCA
The nucleotide sequence above comes from Plantactinospora soyae. Encoded proteins:
- a CDS encoding DNA-3-methyladenine glycosylase gives rise to the protein MTPAADLATLLSGPVLPAARGLLGGTLSAGGVTVRITEVEAYAGSGGDPASHAHRGRTPRNSVMFGPAGYAYAYFTYGMHWCMNVVTGLEGEASAVLLRAGEVVDGLDVARSRRTAVRRDVDLARGPARLCAALGLDGAVYGRYLLGDGPVRLRPPATPVTPEVVAAGPRVGVTGAHDLPWRFWLDGDPSVSAYRRHVARTRTSARGGTARR
- a CDS encoding sulfotransferase domain-containing protein, which gives rise to MRQPTAVYQNILMDSLRWHEFPFRDGDIVISTPPKCGTTWTQMICALLIFGSTDFPRPLDEMSRWPDLLTSRYEDLVAELAAQPHRRFLKTHVPLDGLPLLDGVTYVCVGRDPRDAAISWDNHIENTNFEVLIGKRVAAVGTDGLAGPSPDGEPERPAGLPDRLDSAYDRFWAWVDNYDVLVGLPAMLHHLATFWEVRHLPNVLLWHYDEMKADLDGTMRQLAARIGVEVPEESWPELVRAARFDQMRSRSDELTPDSAIFLDPARFFNRGESGQWRELLDADDLRRYQGRVRELCDPALATWVHRGSIVDGATPA
- a CDS encoding discoidin domain-containing protein, with translation MIFQRFPSRARPGRRARTRQLAGILAASLLLALTPFAGPVPAANAAPALISQGRPATASSTENGGTPASAAVDGDNGTRWSSAFTDPQWLQVDLGASAAISQVVLRWEAAHGRAFQIQVSENASTWTNVYSTTTATGGNQTLNVTGTGRYVRMYGTARATGYGYSLWEFQVIGEFGGGGPGPGDPVEPTDPRNPNLGPNTFVFDPSTPTSTIQSRLNTIFTQQETAQFAPNRYAVLFKPGNYTADVNLGFFTQVAGLGMSPDDVNLNGHVRAEAFWMGGNATQNFWRAAENLSVTLPAGVTVERWAVSQAAPYRRMHLRGAQNQIQLWNGGDGWSSGGLMADTKIDGMVVSGSQQQWFSRNSEFGSWTGSVWNMVFTGVTGAPAPNFPNPSHTVVGQTPVVREKPFLYVDGSGEYRVFVPAVRNNSQGTSWYGKTPAGSSISLSQFYVVRPGATAATINAALAQGKNLLFTPGLYRTTETIRVTRPDTVVLGLGLATIEPQNGITAMTVADVDGVKVAGIMFEAGATNSSVLMEVGPAGSSASHAGNPTSLHDVFFRIGGAVAGKATTSLRINSHNVIGDHMWLWRADHGDPGTYGWNINTADTGLVVNGNNVTMYGLFVEHYQKTEVIWNGNGGRTYFFQNEKPYDPPNQAAFMNGSTRGYPAYKVSDSVTSHEAWGLGSYCYFNVNPAVVNERSFEVPVTSGVRFHNMVTVSLGGVGTINRIINNTGGTANTANQVQYLTNFP
- a CDS encoding ROK family transcriptional regulator codes for the protein MDLERTTNRIVRQRNRSALLSKLFLEGPLTRQDLSRSTGLSQPAVSNVVGDLIGSGLVVEAGAVESDGGRPSMMLRVAPRYALVAGVDVGETRVRVELFDLAMTMLASADYPIDEAGPEPATVVRHILAGLAAVTERAEVSRSDILGIGIGVSGVVVQGGEAIVHAQTLGWHGVPLERLIRAEVDLPVHIDNGAKTLGQAEMWFGAGRGSRHAVFALVGSGVGAAVVTNGVMYRGVSSSAGEWGHTTLVYDGRACRCGARGCLEAYVGAEGIIDRYREARRGHAVPGVDEESQINGLIEAAARSATARRVLDETAGYLGAGVANLINLFNPERVVLGGWAGVALGARLLPAIRAAAAGQALHQPYEQAAIELGQLGVDAVALGAATLPVARLLAAGGVRN